Proteins encoded within one genomic window of Haladaptatus sp. QDMS2:
- a CDS encoding CBS domain-containing protein: MDIADIATNDFVEVDVDQRLGKVRSIFERENPKGIIVTNDGEYAGLVTQRELLQSHVEDSTKVAALMKSAPKVERTTNIREVARMLVEGGTKVAPVFEADALWGIVTADAILEAVLENLDVLTVDQIYTDNVVSVHETDRVGQAINLLREHGVSRLPVVNDDGHLTGMVTTHDIVDFVVRDMNKATTGERSGDIERMLDLPVYDIMSSPVRTITLGASVRDAVSGMLENDYAGLVVTPEENDNLIAGVLTKTDVLRALSYTEEEHLDVQITNVNLLETLSRDEIRESIEAVVDKYQRMTVQHAHVRFHEHKEKLRGTPLIQCQIRIRSDRGQVAGSGEGYGAENAFYVALDKLERNVIEMKDMRSDEIYKGQLLRKLGEL, translated from the coding sequence ATGGACATTGCTGATATTGCCACTAACGATTTTGTCGAAGTCGATGTCGACCAGCGACTGGGTAAAGTGCGGTCAATTTTCGAACGGGAGAACCCGAAGGGTATCATCGTCACGAACGACGGCGAGTACGCCGGCCTCGTGACCCAGCGCGAACTGCTCCAGTCACACGTCGAAGACTCGACGAAAGTGGCCGCGTTGATGAAGTCCGCCCCGAAGGTCGAACGAACCACCAACATCCGCGAAGTCGCCCGGATGCTGGTCGAAGGCGGGACGAAAGTCGCCCCCGTCTTCGAAGCCGATGCGCTCTGGGGAATCGTCACCGCAGACGCCATTCTGGAAGCCGTCCTGGAGAACTTAGACGTCCTCACCGTCGACCAGATCTATACCGATAACGTCGTCTCCGTCCACGAGACAGACCGGGTCGGGCAGGCCATCAACCTCCTGCGCGAACACGGCGTCTCCCGCCTCCCCGTGGTCAACGACGACGGCCACTTGACCGGGATGGTCACGACCCACGACATCGTCGATTTCGTCGTTCGCGACATGAACAAAGCGACGACGGGCGAGCGCTCCGGCGACATCGAGCGAATGCTCGACCTGCCCGTTTACGACATCATGAGCAGTCCCGTGCGCACGATTACGCTCGGCGCGTCTGTGCGTGACGCCGTCTCCGGGATGCTCGAAAACGACTACGCAGGCCTCGTCGTCACGCCCGAGGAGAACGACAATCTCATCGCCGGCGTGCTGACCAAGACCGACGTCCTGCGTGCACTGAGTTACACGGAGGAAGAACACCTCGACGTCCAGATTACCAACGTCAACCTGCTCGAAACGCTCAGCCGCGACGAGATTCGCGAGAGCATCGAAGCCGTCGTGGACAAGTACCAGCGGATGACGGTCCAGCACGCCCACGTTCGGTTCCACGAACACAAGGAGAAACTCCGCGGCACCCCGCTCATCCAGTGTCAGATTCGCATTCGGTCTGACCGCGGCCAGGTAGCCGGCTCCGGCGAAGGCTACGGCGCAGAGAACGCCTTCTACGTCGCACTCGATAAACTCGAACGCAACGTCATCGAGATGAAAGACATGCGTTCAGACGAGATTTACAAGGGGCAGTTGCTTCGTAAACTCGGCGAATTATAG
- a CDS encoding lycopene cyclase domain-containing protein, whose translation MIPDIGVFGPYTYLVTELLWGSVALVLLWYSNAWRAAARTVAVLYPFAYVWDWYTLTVGVFAIPLRTGVDLLGIPIEEHIFMLVVPAMVIGTHESLKKRLDDSE comes from the coding sequence GTGATACCGGACATTGGGGTGTTCGGCCCGTACACGTATCTCGTCACAGAACTCCTCTGGGGGTCGGTGGCGCTTGTTCTTCTCTGGTACTCGAACGCCTGGCGAGCGGCGGCCAGAACCGTCGCGGTTCTCTACCCCTTCGCGTACGTCTGGGACTGGTATACGCTCACCGTCGGCGTCTTCGCGATTCCGCTCCGAACGGGGGTCGATTTGCTAGGAATTCCCATCGAGGAACACATCTTCATGCTCGTCGTGCCAGCGATGGTCATCGGCACGCACGAGTCACTGAAAAAGCGGCTCGACGACTCAGAGTAG
- a CDS encoding CrcB family protein, producing the protein MARYLVAGRVPEGRLPYGNLTVNVVGSFVLGTLTFVGVGDDVMLLVGTGACGAFTTFSSFSVETSLLWERGEHGLTALNAAGNLAACLLAVGTGWLVAALL; encoded by the coding sequence ATGGCCCGCTACCTCGTCGCGGGACGAGTCCCCGAGGGACGACTGCCCTATGGCAACCTCACCGTCAACGTCGTCGGGAGTTTCGTCCTCGGGACGCTCACCTTCGTCGGTGTGGGCGACGACGTCATGCTCCTCGTCGGGACAGGGGCCTGTGGCGCGTTCACGACGTTCTCGTCGTTCTCGGTCGAGACGAGTCTGCTCTGGGAGCGTGGCGAACACGGACTCACGGCCCTGAACGCGGCGGGGAATCTCGCGGCCTGCTTGCTGGCGGTCGGTACGGGCTGGCTCGTCGCCGCCCTACTCTGA
- a CDS encoding CrcB family protein, which translates to MSRDHPLATAEALTLIAVGGFAGANLRYATSTVLPGIPGTLVVNVVGSLLLGFFVYEQRFLGVVSRPLRLAMTTGFLSSLTTYSTFAVETALSPELALVNVVANYALGFAAVFVGRFLAQSLPGATPGNREVES; encoded by the coding sequence ATGAGTAGAGACCACCCCCTCGCGACCGCAGAAGCACTCACGCTCATCGCGGTGGGGGGCTTTGCGGGTGCGAACCTTCGCTACGCCACGAGTACGGTGCTCCCGGGGATTCCGGGCACGCTGGTCGTGAACGTCGTCGGCAGTCTGCTGCTCGGCTTTTTCGTCTACGAACAGCGATTTCTCGGCGTCGTCTCCCGACCACTTCGCCTCGCCATGACGACCGGATTTCTCTCCTCGCTCACGACCTACTCCACGTTCGCCGTCGAGACGGCGCTCTCGCCGGAACTCGCGCTGGTGAACGTCGTCGCGAACTACGCACTCGGCTTCGCCGCCGTGTTCGTCGGACGGTTCCTCGCACAATCCCTCCCCGGTGCCACCCCGGGGAATCGAGAGGTGGAGTCGTGA